A window from Bacteroidales bacterium encodes these proteins:
- a CDS encoding (S)-benzoin forming benzil reductase has product MDYYIITGVSRGIGEAIARNLLYKGNTLFCTSRTMNEDLVETASSMEVPLFYYEADLTHKGTAEKFMDEVFSRIIPDSSTRIALINNAGMLEPISRIENADPILMEEHLKLNLLAPALLSAGFIKHSGNLPIVKVILNISSGASAYPYAAWAMYCASKAGLDMLTRTIGLEQSSSLNPVKTIALAPGIVDTAMQTHIRKSDAEQFTEKEKFVKLHEEGKLSDPASVAGIIIKAIFNPDIPQGEILNIDQMKSYSKEH; this is encoded by the coding sequence ATGGATTATTATATCATAACCGGTGTTTCAAGGGGAATTGGCGAAGCTATAGCCAGGAATCTGCTTTACAAAGGAAACACCCTTTTTTGCACTTCCCGAACCATGAATGAAGACCTTGTTGAAACAGCTTCATCAATGGAAGTTCCACTTTTCTATTATGAAGCCGATCTCACTCATAAAGGTACAGCTGAAAAGTTCATGGATGAGGTTTTTTCAAGGATTATTCCAGACAGTTCTACCCGGATTGCATTAATCAACAATGCAGGTATGTTGGAGCCCATCTCCCGGATAGAGAATGCTGATCCAATATTAATGGAAGAACACCTGAAACTGAACTTACTGGCTCCGGCATTGCTGAGTGCAGGCTTTATCAAGCATTCAGGAAACCTGCCCATCGTTAAAGTAATTCTGAATATATCATCCGGGGCATCTGCTTACCCGTATGCTGCCTGGGCAATGTATTGCGCATCAAAGGCAGGTCTTGATATGCTTACGCGTACTATTGGCCTGGAACAATCATCATCATTAAATCCTGTTAAAACGATAGCGCTTGCTCCGGGAATTGTAGATACTGCAATGCAAACACACATCCGAAAATCAGATGCTGAGCAGTTCACCGAGAAAGAAAAGTTTGTTAAGCTTCATGAAGAAGGCAAATTAAGTGATCCTGCGAGTGTTGCCGGCATAATTATTAAAGCAATATTCAATCCTGACATTCCTCAAGGGGAAATTCTGAATATTGATCAAATGAAATCCTATTCAAAAGAGCACTAA
- a CDS encoding phosphatase PAP2 family protein, protein MIDALKELDTRFLLFLNSFHNSFFDQLMWLVSDKFTWVPLYIWFIWLLYKKYKSKFWMVLVMITLMIVLSDQMANLFKNGFMRLRPSNEPAIRHLIHIVNGYTGGPYGFYSGHAANAFAVATFVILMLGKEMKYLVWICLSYATLVSYSRIYLGVHYPLDVLTGAIAGILTGGLMVWGLEKWMKSGMLQKAVTRIENE, encoded by the coding sequence ATGATTGATGCATTAAAAGAACTGGATACCCGTTTCCTGCTTTTTCTGAATAGTTTCCATAACTCTTTTTTCGATCAGCTTATGTGGCTGGTTAGTGACAAATTCACATGGGTGCCCTTATATATATGGTTCATATGGCTCCTCTATAAAAAATATAAGAGTAAGTTCTGGATGGTATTGGTGATGATCACACTAATGATTGTATTGAGTGATCAGATGGCTAACCTATTCAAAAATGGATTTATGCGCTTACGACCTTCTAATGAACCGGCCATCCGTCACCTGATTCACATTGTGAATGGTTACACCGGCGGACCTTATGGTTTTTATTCGGGACATGCTGCTAATGCCTTTGCAGTTGCGACATTCGTCATACTTATGTTAGGAAAAGAGATGAAATACCTGGTTTGGATATGCCTTTCATATGCGACCCTTGTTTCCTATAGCAGGATTTACCTGGGGGTTCATTACCCTCTGGATGTTCTCACCGGAGCTATCGCAGGAATATTGACCGGAGGTTTAATGGTATGGGGCCTGGAGAAATGGATGAAAAGTGGTATGCTTCAAAAAGCTGTCACTAGGATTGAGAATGAGTAG
- a CDS encoding pyridoxamine 5'-phosphate oxidase family protein: MRAKFIQQQRDIDEIILKCNVCYVGMMDVDNTPYVVPFNFGYEDGVIYLHSSKKGKKIEILKKHPQVCIVFSADHLLHAQSEQVACSYSMHYRSVQAFGEIEFVDDKEEKIRILNMIMKNYSDREFTYNDPSVREVCTFKIVVKRFSGKIFGYVK, from the coding sequence ATGCGCGCTAAATTCATTCAACAGCAAAGGGATATTGATGAAATTATCCTAAAGTGCAATGTCTGTTATGTGGGAATGATGGATGTTGATAACACACCCTATGTGGTTCCCTTTAACTTCGGATATGAAGATGGAGTTATCTATCTCCATTCCTCAAAAAAAGGTAAAAAAATTGAAATCTTAAAAAAGCATCCCCAGGTTTGCATTGTATTCAGTGCTGATCACCTTTTGCATGCTCAAAGCGAGCAGGTCGCCTGCAGTTATTCAATGCACTACAGGAGTGTACAAGCCTTCGGGGAAATTGAGTTTGTTGATGACAAGGAAGAAAAAATCCGGATTTTGAATATGATTATGAAGAATTATTCGGATAGGGAGTTTACTTATAATGACCCCTCTGTAAGGGAGGTCTGCACATTTAAAATAGTTGTAAAAAGATTTTCCGGAAAAATTTTCGGGTACGTGAAGTAA
- a CDS encoding phage holin family protein, which yields MKILLKLLVSSLAVFFSAYILPGVYLDGFPSAMVVALILGALNAFLKPLLIVLTIPVTMITFGLFLLVINAFMIMITDSVLEGFSVNGFWSALLFSIIVSLATAFLEALAKPKKSEPWNSKDPQS from the coding sequence ATGAAGATATTACTCAAATTACTTGTTTCGTCCTTGGCTGTCTTTTTTTCTGCTTATATATTGCCAGGTGTTTACCTTGATGGTTTTCCGTCTGCAATGGTTGTAGCCTTGATTTTAGGTGCACTGAACGCATTTCTGAAACCTTTGCTGATTGTGCTTACTATTCCGGTTACAATGATCACTTTTGGGCTGTTCCTTTTGGTAATTAATGCTTTCATGATTATGATCACCGACTCTGTTCTGGAGGGTTTCTCGGTGAATGGTTTCTGGTCAGCCCTACTGTTTAGTATTATTGTTTCACTTGCTACAGCGTTTCTCGAAGCGCTGGCAAAACCCAAGAAATCAGAACCCTGGAATTCAAAGGATCCACAGTCTTGA
- a CDS encoding PD40 domain-containing protein → MINRSLSLLWALFCSLPVFSQYYNLGQDPASVHWRTIKTDNFRLIYPEAYEKKAQELTGLFEYVYIHGTKTLGHQPRFVPVVIHTSDIIPNAYSVWTPKRLELYTCTPQNTYSQNWMEQLVIHEFRHAVQMDMLNKGFTKGLTWVFGEHATAAVSGLFVPMWFMEGDAVCTETALSHSGRGRVPSFEMDLRAQVIQKGIYSYDKAVFGSYRDFIPDQYSLGYQIVSLTWKNFGYKSWISAMDVVGRKPFLINPFNVGLKKVTGMNKNELYKSSLKELDSLWKEQASKTILSPFTRITRVKGNEYTRYKFPHYLNDSLWIAERTGLNDISRFVIIDKSGNEKILFTPGFFSSENFSVNSGSSTSSNKPGSSAVDCFSLSESYMTWTERDADPRWQNRNYSVIKVFEYNTGKIRKLTHKSRYFAPALSPSGKTLVAVSVDLQDKASLIELDFNTGKEIRVLFESGKDFIMNPSWSPSGEWIVFMLLNQHGKQIQLINTITLERKTVLPPTFSEISNPTFAGNYILFNGSYSGIENIYALDTTGSGVFQVTSSAFGSCNGQYNHNRRKLVYSEYDANGYSLVETDFDPARWISLENIKDNSHSVYNAIVKEETGMVDSTAYSGKTYESKAYHKGSHLFNFHSWAPAYFNYMTSESNTGVSFMSQNLLSTATTIIGYEWDLADKTGKYNVSFKWEGWYPVLDVDASYGKGAGYHTEDEGTETRYTWNETRISGGLKIPLLFNHGRFYSGIQLLAHTSYLGVSNNTRTDTIGFEGNIHSLDYRIYLSNFLKQGQKDLYPGWGQVLDFNFRHSPLGDRSYGYIGSAEAILLFPGLMRHHSIRCYAGVQQKEKKDYFYADLINIPRGYHPVVNSQALSFGINYKFPFLYPDLAIGPLFYFKRFKANLFYDHFVYKEAGQSSFLNSTGVEISTDMHILRFLLPFDLGWRMGYRFEDKKAFADMLFSINLSI, encoded by the coding sequence TTGATCAATCGAAGCTTATCATTATTATGGGCTTTATTTTGCTCTTTACCGGTCTTCTCCCAATATTATAACCTGGGCCAGGATCCGGCTTCTGTGCATTGGCGGACGATCAAAACTGACAATTTCAGACTCATTTATCCTGAAGCGTATGAAAAAAAAGCCCAGGAATTAACAGGGCTTTTTGAATACGTATATATTCATGGAACCAAGACCCTTGGACATCAGCCTCGTTTTGTTCCTGTCGTAATCCATACCTCTGATATTATCCCTAATGCCTATTCTGTCTGGACCCCCAAGCGACTTGAATTATATACCTGCACTCCTCAGAATACATATTCTCAAAACTGGATGGAACAATTGGTGATTCATGAATTTCGCCATGCCGTTCAAATGGATATGTTGAATAAGGGTTTTACAAAGGGCCTCACCTGGGTCTTTGGTGAACACGCAACAGCTGCAGTTTCCGGGTTGTTCGTACCAATGTGGTTTATGGAGGGAGATGCTGTTTGCACAGAAACTGCTTTAAGTCATTCTGGTAGAGGAAGGGTGCCCTCCTTTGAAATGGATTTGAGGGCGCAGGTTATTCAGAAAGGTATTTACAGTTATGATAAGGCTGTTTTTGGATCATACAGGGATTTTATTCCGGACCAATATTCATTAGGTTACCAAATAGTTTCCTTAACCTGGAAGAATTTTGGCTACAAGTCATGGATATCTGCTATGGATGTTGTCGGACGTAAACCGTTTCTGATCAATCCTTTTAACGTGGGCCTTAAAAAAGTCACCGGAATGAATAAAAACGAGCTCTATAAATCATCTCTCAAAGAATTGGACAGCCTCTGGAAAGAACAAGCTTCAAAAACGATTCTGAGCCCTTTCACAAGAATCACCAGGGTTAAAGGAAACGAATATACAAGGTATAAATTCCCTCATTATCTAAACGACTCTCTGTGGATTGCTGAACGCACAGGTTTGAATGATATCAGCAGGTTTGTAATTATTGATAAGTCGGGTAACGAAAAAATCCTGTTCACTCCTGGATTTTTTTCATCAGAAAATTTTTCTGTAAATTCCGGTTCATCAACATCTTCAAACAAACCCGGCTCTTCTGCGGTAGATTGTTTTTCGTTATCTGAAAGCTATATGACATGGACGGAAAGGGATGCTGATCCCCGATGGCAAAATCGTAATTACTCCGTTATAAAGGTTTTTGAATACAATACAGGCAAAATCAGGAAGTTGACGCATAAGAGCAGATACTTCGCACCGGCGCTTTCTCCTTCCGGAAAAACATTGGTTGCAGTCAGTGTGGATCTGCAGGATAAAGCATCTCTTATTGAACTTGATTTTAATACCGGTAAGGAAATCAGGGTATTATTCGAATCAGGCAAGGATTTCATTATGAACCCTTCCTGGTCACCTTCAGGTGAGTGGATTGTTTTCATGCTTCTGAATCAACATGGGAAACAAATTCAACTAATAAACACAATAACTCTGGAAAGAAAAACAGTGCTGCCACCTACATTTTCTGAGATTTCCAACCCAACTTTTGCCGGCAATTACATTCTTTTTAATGGATCATATTCTGGAATTGAGAATATTTATGCACTAGATACTACGGGATCAGGAGTCTTTCAGGTTACTTCCTCAGCCTTTGGTTCGTGTAATGGACAGTATAATCATAACCGGAGAAAATTGGTGTATTCTGAGTATGATGCAAATGGTTATAGTTTGGTAGAAACCGATTTTGACCCTGCCCGGTGGATATCCCTTGAAAATATAAAGGATAATTCGCATTCGGTTTACAATGCAATTGTGAAAGAAGAAACCGGAATGGTCGATTCAACAGCCTATTCGGGTAAAACCTATGAATCAAAAGCTTATCACAAAGGCAGTCATTTGTTTAATTTCCATAGTTGGGCACCTGCTTATTTCAATTATATGACATCCGAGTCAAATACCGGTGTATCATTTATGTCGCAGAATCTATTGAGCACAGCTACCACAATTATTGGATATGAATGGGACCTGGCTGATAAGACCGGGAAATATAATGTTAGCTTTAAATGGGAAGGCTGGTATCCTGTTCTCGATGTGGATGCCTCATATGGAAAAGGTGCTGGATATCATACTGAAGATGAAGGTACCGAGACACGCTATACCTGGAATGAAACCCGGATAAGTGGTGGATTAAAGATTCCCTTGCTTTTTAATCATGGCAGGTTTTATTCCGGAATACAGCTTTTGGCTCATACTTCTTATTTAGGAGTATCAAATAACACCCGGACTGATACCATAGGTTTTGAAGGGAATATACATTCACTCGACTACCGGATCTATTTATCTAATTTCCTCAAACAGGGCCAGAAAGATCTTTATCCCGGATGGGGCCAGGTACTCGATTTTAATTTCAGGCATTCTCCTTTAGGTGATCGTTCTTATGGTTACATCGGATCTGCAGAAGCGATTCTGCTCTTTCCCGGACTGATGAGGCACCACAGTATCAGGTGTTATGCCGGGGTACAACAAAAAGAGAAAAAAGACTATTTCTACGCTGATCTGATAAATATTCCCAGGGGCTATCATCCTGTTGTTAATAGTCAGGCGTTGAGTTTTGGGATTAATTACAAGTTTCCATTTCTATATCCAGATCTGGCCATTGGGCCCTTATTCTATTTTAAACGATTTAAAGCAAATCTTTTTTATGATCATTTTGTTTATAAAGAAGCAGGCCAGTCTTCATTCCTGAATTCAACAGGTGTTGAGATTTCCACTGACATGCATATACTTCGGTTCTTATTGCCTTTTGACCTGGGCTGGAGAATGGGATATCGTTTCGAGGATAAAAAAGCCTTCGCTGATATGCTATTTTCGATAAATTTGTCGATCTAA
- a CDS encoding response regulator, protein MLKNLSQSNYVSANPVDKLKEFKTYMPENMKKLNILLAEDDEMIEKITSFYLRRIGHDVDVARNGNEAVSMFKNRQYDLILMDIQMPELDGLQAVKEIRKIEEDYRKSGHTTIIAITTNPNKEECIEAGVDGYAQKPFSFEEFNSLFYQFNLV, encoded by the coding sequence ATGCTAAAAAACTTATCGCAGAGTAATTATGTATCTGCCAACCCCGTCGATAAACTAAAGGAATTTAAAACATATATGCCTGAGAACATGAAAAAATTGAATATTTTGTTAGCTGAGGATGATGAGATGATTGAAAAGATCACATCGTTCTACCTGAGAAGGATAGGTCACGATGTGGATGTTGCCAGAAATGGAAATGAGGCTGTTAGTATGTTCAAGAACAGGCAGTATGACCTTATCCTCATGGATATACAAATGCCGGAACTGGATGGACTGCAAGCTGTAAAAGAAATTCGAAAAATCGAAGAAGATTACAGGAAAAGCGGTCATACGACTATCATAGCCATCACTACCAATCCTAATAAAGAAGAATGTATTGAAGCCGGCGTGGATGGATATGCGCAAAAACCCTTTAGCTTTGAAGAGTTCAATTCTTTATTCTACCAGTTTAATCTTGTTTAA
- a CDS encoding T9SS type A sorting domain-containing protein, whose amino-acid sequence MKRFLLNSALLSLILLTGVMVYGREGKKLFSIGNNVAWTNTGSWSNEPGGMSAGVTPQGNDTLIINTRIILNNDFTLSASGMIEVGQSGLLRGSSFNMFLNDNSSMICNGEIQLNNCSVTGYASILIGVNGKMKIYSDLTHSSAASQIIAGSMIIAGNLDITSLSTITGTGTFTTNTCSGNGTIMGITSSSIPAGSILSEINWIGTYSNKWQDAQNWSNGEVPTSINNVAILSVNVQPELNETGFCNNLVVSPGSKLLVNLSATLKVEGNLTISEGAEVFLTNTYTQHSSLITMGDVIGSVKSEIQIPANQPILVSSPLNDALSGVFMNMYLREYSEQTGNWGEYIIPTNVSLQSMKGYELLSPYSATRVFEGNPVQGEVVQSITALNEGWNLIGNPYPCYLDWQQDDPSALGWQRNCIAKAIYYPDPSGSGNYSVYLPGSDLISINNGSRYIAPMQGFFVKARQQGQTGTVKVNKNAVASINENSTIDLGQSSLKFKVEGNGRSDESIIRFNSSSSFDFDDDYDAYKISGSTDAPSIFTNLTDGTKLAVNTMPSLSSSMEIPIGFLASAEEEFKLTVTGNSNFEFRYPITLEDKSTKTFTDLRKDSVYVFNHSMLNDPMRFVLHFDLVAGNDEVNTQIPNIILTQGNIKITGLEHQNSLVEVFSLEGKQLLQYEGSGQSELLIPFTGHGIFIVKVTSKTTSHAKKLIAE is encoded by the coding sequence ATGAAAAGATTCCTTCTCAATTCTGCACTTTTAAGCCTGATCCTGCTTACAGGAGTTATGGTTTATGGCAGGGAAGGAAAAAAACTTTTCTCCATTGGAAATAATGTTGCCTGGACGAACACCGGTTCCTGGTCAAATGAGCCTGGTGGAATGTCTGCCGGAGTAACTCCCCAGGGAAATGATACTTTGATTATTAATACCCGTATCATACTTAATAATGACTTTACCCTTTCAGCATCAGGTATGATTGAAGTGGGTCAGTCCGGCTTACTCAGGGGCAGCTCCTTTAACATGTTCCTGAATGATAATTCATCCATGATTTGTAATGGTGAAATACAACTGAACAACTGTTCTGTTACCGGATATGCTTCTATACTTATCGGAGTTAATGGGAAAATGAAAATTTATTCTGATTTAACTCATTCATCTGCTGCTTCACAAATAATTGCTGGAAGTATGATCATCGCCGGCAATCTGGATATTACTTCACTTTCAACAATTACAGGCACCGGTACATTTACAACCAATACCTGCTCCGGTAATGGAACCATTATGGGGATAACATCTTCCTCAATACCGGCCGGTTCTATATTATCAGAAATCAACTGGATTGGAACATACAGTAATAAATGGCAGGATGCTCAAAACTGGTCGAATGGTGAAGTTCCCACCTCTATTAATAATGTAGCCATTCTTTCAGTAAATGTTCAACCTGAACTCAATGAAACTGGATTTTGCAACAACCTCGTAGTAAGCCCCGGTTCTAAGCTATTAGTTAATCTTTCAGCAACACTTAAAGTTGAAGGTAACTTAACCATCAGCGAAGGAGCTGAAGTTTTTCTAACAAATACCTACACACAACACTCTTCACTGATCACCATGGGGGATGTTATCGGTTCTGTTAAATCTGAAATCCAGATTCCCGCTAATCAACCCATTCTGGTATCATCTCCACTTAATGATGCCCTTTCCGGAGTATTCATGAATATGTATCTGCGTGAATACAGCGAACAAACTGGTAACTGGGGTGAATACATCATTCCTACCAATGTTAGCCTGCAATCCATGAAAGGTTATGAATTGCTTTCTCCTTATTCAGCAACCCGTGTTTTCGAGGGTAATCCTGTTCAAGGTGAAGTCGTACAATCAATTACAGCGCTCAATGAAGGTTGGAACCTGATTGGAAATCCTTATCCATGCTATCTCGACTGGCAACAGGACGATCCTTCAGCTCTTGGATGGCAGCGGAATTGTATTGCAAAAGCGATCTATTACCCGGATCCTTCAGGTTCAGGAAATTATTCAGTTTATCTTCCTGGGAGTGATCTTATATCAATCAATAATGGTAGCAGGTATATTGCCCCAATGCAGGGATTCTTCGTGAAAGCCAGGCAACAAGGACAAACTGGCACTGTGAAGGTGAATAAGAACGCCGTTGCTTCAATTAATGAAAACTCAACCATCGATCTTGGTCAATCCTCATTAAAGTTCAAAGTAGAAGGAAATGGCAGAAGTGATGAATCCATTATCCGATTTAACTCTTCGTCAAGTTTTGACTTTGATGATGACTATGATGCTTATAAGATATCCGGTTCAACAGATGCCCCGTCGATCTTTACCAATCTGACTGATGGAACAAAGTTGGCTGTGAATACAATGCCATCCCTTTCTTCCTCTATGGAAATTCCAATTGGTTTTTTAGCCAGTGCTGAAGAAGAATTTAAGCTTACGGTAACAGGAAATTCAAATTTCGAATTCCGTTATCCTATTACACTCGAGGATAAATCCACTAAAACATTTACCGATCTCAGGAAGGATTCTGTTTATGTTTTTAACCATTCCATGCTGAACGACCCAATGAGATTCGTTCTTCACTTCGATTTGGTTGCAGGAAATGATGAAGTTAATACTCAGATACCAAATATCATACTCACACAAGGCAATATTAAGATCACCGGTTTGGAACATCAGAACAGTCTGGTTGAAGTCTTCTCCCTTGAAGGTAAGCAACTCCTTCAATATGAGGGTTCAGGTCAATCAGAACTTCTAATTCCTTTTACCGGACATGGTATTTTTATTGTCAAGGTAACCTCTAAAACTACTAGCCATGCTAAAAAACTTATCGCAGAGTAA
- a CDS encoding RNA pseudouridine synthase — MNESSTDIRELLAELESQVLFEDNHLLVVNKKPSQIVQGDKSGDKPLVDLLKIYIKHKYAKPGDVFLGVVHRLDRPVSGVTIFARTSKSLSRLNEMLKSREIQKTYWAVVKNEPPHIEDRLIHYLLRNESKNKSFVVKPGNSKAQRAELTYKLIGKSDQYYLLEIDLMTGRHHQIRTQLAEIGCPIKGDLKYGFPRSNQDASIHLHARKIEFIHPVKKEPVICIAKPPSDPVWNYFCDIL; from the coding sequence ATGAACGAGAGCAGTACTGATATCAGGGAATTACTGGCTGAACTTGAATCCCAGGTGCTATTTGAGGATAACCATTTATTAGTGGTTAACAAAAAACCTTCCCAAATAGTGCAGGGTGACAAAAGTGGGGATAAGCCACTCGTCGATTTGCTGAAAATTTATATTAAACATAAATACGCCAAACCCGGGGACGTTTTCCTGGGAGTGGTGCATCGGCTTGACAGGCCTGTTAGTGGTGTTACCATTTTTGCAAGGACTAGTAAATCCTTAAGCCGTCTCAATGAAATGCTTAAAAGCAGGGAAATTCAGAAAACCTATTGGGCCGTTGTAAAGAATGAGCCACCTCATATTGAAGACAGGTTAATTCATTACCTCTTAAGAAATGAATCCAAGAATAAGTCATTTGTTGTCAAACCGGGAAATAGTAAAGCGCAGCGAGCAGAACTCACCTATAAGTTAATAGGGAAAAGTGATCAGTATTATCTCCTTGAAATTGATCTGATGACCGGGCGTCACCACCAGATCAGGACACAATTAGCAGAAATAGGTTGTCCTATCAAAGGGGACCTGAAATATGGTTTTCCAAGATCTAACCAGGATGCCTCAATTCATCTGCATGCAAGAAAAATTGAATTCATCCACCCGGTAAAAAAAGAACCTGTTATTTGCATCGCTAAACCACCTTCTGACCCGGTTTGGAATTATTTTTGTGATATCCTGTGA
- the panB gene encoding 3-methyl-2-oxobutanoate hydroxymethyltransferase, translated as MKAGTISKVTTHVLQEMKLKGVKIAMLTAYDFSMARLLDKAGIDVILVGDSASNVMAGHSSTLPITLDQMIYHASSVVRGVSRAFVVVDMPFGTYQGNWKEALQSAIRIMKESGADAVKLEGGVEVIESVERILSAGIPVMGHLGLTPQSIHKFGTYVVRATDESEANKLITDAGLLEKAGCFSLVLEKIPARLGETVARNAKIPVIGIGAGGKVDGQVLVLHDMLGITTEFSPRFLRRYMNLSEDIVDSVGRYISDIKSLDFPNEREQY; from the coding sequence ATGAAGGCCGGAACCATATCAAAAGTAACGACACATGTTTTGCAGGAGATGAAATTGAAAGGTGTCAAAATTGCCATGTTAACAGCCTATGATTTCTCAATGGCCCGATTACTTGACAAAGCAGGCATTGATGTGATCCTTGTTGGAGACTCAGCCTCCAATGTTATGGCAGGCCATTCAAGTACCCTGCCTATTACCCTGGACCAGATGATTTACCATGCTTCTTCTGTTGTAAGAGGCGTCAGCAGGGCTTTTGTGGTTGTTGATATGCCTTTCGGTACCTACCAGGGAAACTGGAAGGAAGCTTTGCAATCCGCGATACGAATTATGAAGGAATCGGGCGCAGATGCTGTTAAACTCGAAGGAGGTGTAGAAGTGATCGAATCGGTTGAAAGAATATTATCTGCCGGAATCCCTGTAATGGGTCACCTCGGCCTTACACCTCAGTCGATTCATAAATTCGGAACTTATGTTGTAAGAGCAACTGACGAGTCAGAAGCTAATAAACTTATTACTGATGCCGGTTTACTCGAAAAGGCAGGTTGTTTCAGCCTTGTTCTTGAAAAAATTCCTGCTCGCCTGGGTGAAACTGTTGCCAGGAATGCTAAAATTCCGGTGATTGGTATTGGAGCCGGCGGCAAAGTTGATGGACAGGTTTTGGTTTTACACGACATGCTTGGAATTACCACAGAGTTTTCTCCCAGGTTTTTAAGAAGATATATGAACCTGAGTGAAGACATTGTTGACTCTGTGGGAAGGTATATTTCAGATATTAAAAGCCTCGATTTTCCCAATGAACGAGAGCAGTACTGA
- a CDS encoding DUF4249 family protein — MKFNSLLLLVLPLLILTSSCETDFDVTADYKEIAIVYGLLSQNDTVHYLRINKAYLGDGNALIYAANHDSSSFGTSIEVIVTETNPSGIQKTIVFDTTTIHDKEAGIFYSPDQLMYKATAILNPLSTYTLKVKNKTSGNEVTSVTNLIQDFSISKPAKNAAGIRRFDFKRDTISMQKIEWSSAVNGRLYQPILRFYFKEINFTGDTITREIEWKFASYKSSSLEGGEKLSVDFKSEEFYKLCEDNIPYADIQLEEDVSSRLVDHFVIDFTVVGDEFSTYLDVNGPTTGLLLEKPSYSNITNGLGLFSSIYKLKVNAQVGDKIKADLQVKTDLHFFAN, encoded by the coding sequence ATGAAATTCAACTCATTGCTTCTTCTTGTCCTTCCTTTACTGATTCTTACTTCGTCATGCGAAACGGATTTTGATGTTACCGCTGATTATAAGGAGATAGCAATTGTTTATGGGCTGTTGAGTCAGAATGATACCGTACATTATTTAAGGATTAACAAAGCTTACCTGGGTGACGGGAATGCACTTATCTATGCAGCGAATCATGATTCCAGCTCATTTGGGACCAGCATTGAGGTAATTGTGACAGAGACAAATCCGAGTGGAATTCAGAAAACCATAGTTTTTGATACTACTACCATTCATGATAAAGAGGCTGGTATCTTTTATTCACCAGATCAACTCATGTACAAGGCAACTGCCATCCTGAATCCGCTTAGCACCTATACATTGAAAGTAAAAAACAAGACCAGCGGTAATGAAGTAACCTCAGTGACTAACCTGATTCAGGATTTCAGCATCTCAAAACCCGCTAAAAATGCTGCAGGCATCAGGAGATTTGATTTTAAAAGGGATACCATTTCAATGCAAAAAATTGAATGGAGTTCTGCTGTTAATGGCAGGCTATATCAACCGATTCTTAGATTCTATTTTAAAGAAATCAACTTTACCGGGGATACCATTACCCGTGAAATTGAATGGAAATTCGCCAGCTATAAATCCAGCTCACTGGAAGGCGGGGAAAAACTTTCAGTTGATTTTAAGAGTGAAGAATTCTACAAATTATGTGAAGATAATATTCCATATGCTGATATTCAGCTGGAAGAAGATGTCAGTTCAAGGCTTGTGGATCATTTCGTGATAGATTTTACCGTCGTCGGGGATGAATTCAGTACTTATCTTGATGTTAATGGTCCTACAACCGGGCTACTCCTTGAGAAACCCTCCTACTCCAATATTACAAATGGCCTTGGATTATTTTCCAGTATTTATAAGTTAAAAGTCAATGCCCAGGTTGGAGATAAGATCAAAGCAGATCTGCAGGTAAAGACTGACCTGCATTTCTTCGCCAACTAA